In a genomic window of Nostoc sp. UHCC 0870:
- a CDS encoding TonB-dependent receptor, which yields MFYKNQQIVTIYGLFYIGDRQSDLDNSFVLPSYLRTDAAIYYRRDRLKAAINVRNLFDVTYQNYSFGRLFNQVGDPLTVVGSLSWEF from the coding sequence TTGTTTTACAAGAATCAGCAGATTGTCACCATTTATGGTCTATTCTACATTGGCGATCGCCAAAGTGATTTGGACAATTCCTTTGTACTGCCAAGCTACTTGCGTACCGATGCAGCAATTTATTATCGTAGAGATCGCCTGAAAGCAGCTATCAATGTCCGTAATTTGTTTGACGTAACCTATCAAAATTATTCTTTCGGAAGATTGTTTAACCAAGTTGGCGATCCCTTGACAGTTGTTGGTTCGCTCAGTTGGGAGTTTTAA
- a CDS encoding TonB-dependent siderophore receptor, translated as MKIAIFLSGALALVAIQPVWAESINQMEVEEQKSLTSSVKQRLRTVEDKEWLAQANTAVIQITGVKANPTDKGVEILLETSQGEKLQITNRSAGNSYITDISNAQLRLPSGEAFTFRSEKPITGITEITVTNQDANTIRVSIVGETSLPTAELFDSDEGLIFGLTPVVASSPPQQPETQSEQPSPETQAPIELVVTGEKNGYQVPNTATVTRTNTPIIDIPQSIQVVPREVLEDQQITRVDDALRNVPGVLGSTNAFIGNQITIRGFSTSNLPILRDGFRIYENFSFQETSNLERIEVLKGPASVQYGQLDPGGVINLVTKKPLSEPFYEIQAQFGSYGLIRPSFDVSGPLTDDGKLLYRLNATYQREEGFRDFNTETERFFIAPSLTWKISDSLRDSSASRTNVDFSLEYLDSTRPFDTSLVAFGRSVADVPYSRVFNDPDDFIDTKSFSIAYNLEHRFSDNWTLRNSFRYLQQDLFTQATLAGPLDETTGILTRTYAQRNYQSDDYSLQTNVVGKFATGSIKHTLLAGVDFNRGILDDLVFRGTRTTLNIFNPVYGVPPRTDFSTLPPATPFKNETTRLGFYLQDQIALNNQFTVLAGLRYDTVDFKDTFTDESKYDSAWSPVIGLVYKPVENLSIYTSYSRSFVPTFSRDANGDFLQPERGTGYEIGIKAELLQGNLFATLAYFDITKQNVATADPDILGASVATGEQRSRGLELSATGRISPGWNIIAGYAYTDAEITQDNTIAVGNRLPGTPKHSANLWTTYEIQAGSLQGLGFGLGVNYVGKRFGNFQNDFEVDITHNFGRYQCYFVYHHHCFTLCHQ; from the coding sequence ATGAAGATCGCTATTTTCCTGTCTGGGGCGTTAGCTCTGGTCGCTATTCAACCTGTCTGGGCAGAAAGTATCAACCAGATGGAAGTGGAGGAACAAAAATCACTCACCTCCTCTGTCAAGCAAAGGCTGAGAACTGTTGAAGATAAAGAATGGCTGGCGCAGGCAAATACGGCAGTTATCCAGATAACTGGCGTGAAAGCCAATCCTACTGATAAAGGTGTAGAGATACTTCTAGAAACTTCCCAAGGAGAAAAGCTACAAATTACAAATCGTAGTGCAGGTAATAGCTATATTACTGATATTTCTAATGCACAACTACGTTTACCTAGTGGCGAAGCTTTCACCTTTCGCTCAGAGAAACCAATTACAGGTATTACTGAGATTACCGTCACAAATCAAGATGCTAATACTATCCGAGTCAGCATAGTTGGGGAAACCAGTTTACCAACTGCCGAGTTGTTTGATAGTGATGAGGGATTAATTTTTGGTTTGACACCTGTTGTAGCTTCATCACCACCCCAACAGCCAGAAACTCAGTCAGAACAGCCATCACCAGAAACGCAAGCACCGATTGAATTGGTGGTGACAGGGGAAAAAAACGGCTATCAAGTTCCTAATACTGCAACCGTTACAAGAACGAATACACCCATTATCGATATACCCCAGTCTATTCAAGTTGTTCCGCGAGAGGTACTCGAAGACCAACAAATTACCCGCGTTGATGATGCACTCCGCAATGTTCCTGGTGTACTTGGTAGTACCAACGCTTTTATCGGTAATCAAATCACAATTCGTGGTTTTAGCACTTCTAACCTGCCGATTTTACGAGATGGCTTTAGGATATATGAAAACTTCTCGTTTCAAGAAACATCAAATTTAGAGCGTATTGAAGTTTTAAAAGGCCCAGCTTCAGTGCAGTATGGTCAACTAGACCCAGGTGGGGTAATTAACCTAGTTACTAAAAAACCACTATCAGAACCGTTTTACGAAATTCAGGCTCAATTTGGTAGTTATGGACTGATAAGACCCAGTTTTGATGTTTCCGGTCCGTTGACTGACGATGGTAAATTGCTTTATCGACTGAACGCAACTTATCAACGGGAGGAAGGGTTTCGGGACTTTAATACAGAAACAGAAAGGTTTTTTATTGCCCCTAGTCTGACATGGAAGATTAGCGATTCCCTTCGGGATAGCTCCGCTTCACGCACTAACGTAGACTTTTCTCTAGAATATCTCGATAGTACACGACCATTTGATACAAGTTTAGTAGCTTTTGGTAGGAGTGTGGCTGATGTTCCTTATAGTCGCGTTTTTAATGACCCTGATGACTTTATTGATACAAAATCTTTCAGTATCGCCTACAACTTAGAGCATCGCTTCAGCGATAACTGGACTCTACGCAATAGTTTCCGATATCTGCAACAAGATTTATTTACCCAAGCCACCCTGGCTGGTCCCCTCGATGAAACTACAGGGATTCTCACTCGCACCTATGCCCAACGGAATTATCAATCAGATGATTACTCGCTGCAAACAAATGTTGTCGGTAAGTTTGCTACAGGTTCTATCAAACACACACTACTAGCTGGCGTTGATTTCAACCGGGGTATTCTCGATGATTTAGTCTTCAGAGGTACACGAACGACCTTAAATATATTCAATCCAGTTTATGGAGTCCCTCCTAGAACAGATTTTTCCACATTACCGCCAGCTACTCCATTTAAGAACGAAACAACTAGGCTAGGATTTTATCTGCAAGACCAAATTGCATTGAATAACCAATTTACTGTACTGGCAGGTTTACGCTACGATACTGTTGATTTTAAAGATACTTTCACAGATGAAAGTAAATACGATAGTGCCTGGAGTCCAGTAATTGGTTTGGTCTATAAACCAGTGGAAAATCTTTCTATTTACACCAGCTATTCCCGATCATTTGTACCGACTTTTTCCAGAGATGCTAACGGCGATTTTCTGCAACCGGAACGTGGTACAGGATATGAAATCGGCATCAAAGCGGAATTACTCCAAGGTAATCTTTTTGCGACATTAGCCTACTTTGATATTACTAAACAAAATGTAGCAACTGCCGATCCTGACATTTTGGGAGCATCTGTAGCCACAGGCGAACAGCGCAGTCGTGGACTTGAACTTAGTGCTACTGGCAGAATCTCACCAGGATGGAATATTATTGCTGGCTACGCCTACACTGATGCGGAAATTACCCAAGATAACACTATAGCTGTGGGTAATCGCTTACCAGGTACTCCGAAACATAGTGCGAATCTTTGGACAACATACGAGATTCAAGCGGGTAGTTTACAAGGTTTAGGTTTTGGACTTGGTGTTAATTATGTTGGTAAACGCTTCGGCAACTTTCAAAATGATTTTGAGGTAGATATTACTCATAATTTTGGGCGATACCAGTGCTATTTTGTGTACCATCATCATTGCTTTACTCTATGCCACCAATAA
- a CDS encoding DUF1636 family protein codes for MTKHTLFVCKSCHRSSEELAENQLRDGSILLDKITTLYSEKFVTEELEIQPVGCLWACSRGCVVAISSPEKPSYLLVDLPPDAENASALLEFAQMYINNRKGAFMWEKLPKELESAIFASIPSVLTKAED; via the coding sequence ATGACCAAACACACCCTATTCGTTTGCAAATCTTGTCACCGTTCATCCGAAGAATTGGCAGAAAATCAGCTTCGAGATGGCAGTATTTTACTTGACAAAATTACCACCTTGTATTCAGAAAAATTCGTGACAGAAGAACTGGAAATTCAACCAGTAGGATGTTTATGGGCTTGCAGCCGTGGTTGTGTTGTAGCGATTTCCAGCCCGGAAAAGCCAAGCTATTTGCTGGTGGATCTACCTCCAGATGCAGAAAATGCTTCAGCATTACTCGAATTTGCACAAATGTACATCAATAATCGCAAAGGGGCGTTTATGTGGGAAAAACTTCCTAAAGAATTGGAATCTGCTATTTTTGCAAGTATTCCTTCTGTATTGACCAAAGCTGAAGATTAG
- a CDS encoding MFS transporter, whose translation MCTIIIALLYATNNLQIWYLYALIAVSACFGHVQHLAYSASVSLLVPKQHYTRASSMISLVSPASAIVSPALAGILYPAIGLFGIILIDIITFAIAATIILILSVPQPPQIETNNNHDETIWQQLAFGFRYILSRPSLLAMAITFSCFWFAHQICDTLFQPMILARTDGNTEVLSVVMTAAGVGGVIGGSFLSIWGGFKRQVNGMLLGFIGTGLSKIVLGIGQIPLIWTGASLFSSINVPLLFSSSNAIWYAKVEPSVQGRVFAADHTIGMIIGTIASLISGPIADTIFEPAMQPGGWLALIFSPIFGSRTGSGIALFYVATSLIIVLVGISGYAFPKLRNVEDILPDSDSTSV comes from the coding sequence TTGTGTACCATCATCATTGCTTTACTCTATGCCACCAATAATTTACAAATTTGGTATCTTTATGCTTTGATTGCTGTTTCAGCTTGTTTTGGTCATGTACAACATCTGGCTTATTCAGCTTCTGTATCCCTACTTGTGCCGAAACAGCATTACACTCGCGCCAGCAGTATGATTTCTTTAGTTAGCCCTGCCTCAGCAATTGTTTCTCCGGCTTTAGCAGGTATACTTTATCCAGCGATTGGTTTATTCGGAATTATTCTAATTGATATTATTACCTTTGCTATTGCCGCAACCATAATTTTAATTTTGTCAGTTCCCCAACCGCCTCAGATAGAAACAAACAACAACCATGATGAAACAATTTGGCAACAATTAGCCTTTGGTTTTCGCTACATCTTATCACGACCGAGTTTGTTAGCGATGGCGATCACATTTTCATGTTTTTGGTTTGCCCATCAAATCTGCGATACCTTATTCCAACCCATGATTCTCGCACGTACCGATGGCAACACGGAGGTCTTAAGTGTTGTTATGACTGCTGCTGGAGTAGGGGGTGTAATTGGCGGCTCATTTTTAAGTATTTGGGGGGGATTTAAGCGTCAAGTCAATGGAATGCTGTTAGGTTTTATCGGTACTGGTTTGAGCAAAATTGTTTTGGGTATCGGTCAAATACCATTAATTTGGACTGGTGCTAGTTTATTTTCTTCTATTAATGTGCCTTTATTATTTAGTTCCAGTAATGCTATCTGGTATGCAAAAGTAGAGCCAAGTGTTCAAGGAAGGGTATTTGCGGCTGACCATACTATTGGGATGATTATCGGCACAATTGCTAGTTTAATTTCAGGCCCCATCGCAGACACAATTTTTGAGCCAGCCATGCAGCCAGGAGGATGGTTAGCATTGATTTTTAGCCCTATTTTCGGTAGTAGGACAGGAAGTGGTATAGCTCTTTTTTATGTAGCTACTTCTTTAATCATTGTATTAGTAGGAATCAGTGGCTATGCTTTCCCAAAACTGAGAAATGTAGAGGATATTTTACCTGATAGTGACTCAACTAGTGTATAA
- a CDS encoding helix-turn-helix transcriptional regulator produces the protein MTFSEPVYWDVDQKAYRGFEMTYQQSGSETVSRLPEYMGTGGDRVTQLRNGLVVCIREAQLWQPLRLKQQHQSSFPLTAKFYLSSGSRVITPGAVHIPDDYEETTGCNYIYHLPNILEYEEWRAKEKIQLVMICADINYFQSFTSDNEFLPEPLRRLIELDSSAQFHQSLGKNTPAIQQILQQILHCPYQGITRQMYLEGKALEILTLQFTNWKETSHHSVSLKLRKDDIERLYAAQEILIRTMNNPPSLLGLARQVGINERKLKQGFRQVFGTTVFGYLQDYRLQQAQKLLKKRGMSIASVATAIGYTNPEAFSVAFRRKFAVSPKAYQLGKNR, from the coding sequence ATGACATTTTCAGAGCCAGTTTACTGGGACGTAGATCAGAAAGCTTATCGTGGCTTTGAAATGACTTATCAACAATCTGGTTCTGAAACAGTATCTAGATTACCAGAGTATATGGGAACAGGAGGCGATCGCGTTACTCAGCTACGCAATGGATTGGTTGTTTGCATTCGGGAAGCTCAACTGTGGCAACCCTTAAGATTAAAACAACAACATCAGTCTTCATTTCCGCTTACGGCAAAGTTTTATCTATCTAGTGGTTCTAGGGTAATTACCCCTGGTGCTGTACATATTCCCGATGACTATGAAGAAACAACTGGTTGCAACTACATTTACCACCTGCCCAATATCTTAGAATACGAGGAATGGCGGGCAAAAGAAAAAATTCAACTGGTGATGATCTGTGCAGACATCAATTATTTTCAATCGTTCACCTCTGATAATGAATTTCTGCCAGAACCCCTGCGGCGATTGATTGAATTAGATTCATCCGCGCAATTTCATCAATCTTTGGGCAAAAACACTCCAGCCATCCAACAGATTCTTCAGCAAATACTGCATTGTCCCTATCAGGGAATCACTCGACAAATGTATCTTGAAGGCAAAGCTCTGGAAATACTGACCTTACAATTTACCAATTGGAAAGAAACTTCTCATCACTCCGTTTCGCTAAAGTTACGCAAAGATGATATCGAGCGGCTATATGCAGCGCAAGAGATTTTGATTCGGACAATGAACAATCCCCCATCCCTGCTGGGTTTAGCCCGACAGGTAGGAATCAACGAGCGTAAACTAAAACAGGGATTTCGCCAAGTTTTTGGTACAACAGTTTTCGGCTACCTACAGGACTATCGGTTGCAACAAGCCCAAAAATTGCTCAAAAAACGGGGAATGTCAATTGCTAGCGTTGCCACAGCTATAGGTTATACCAATCCAGAAGCCTTCAGTGTGGCATTTCGGCGTAAATTTGCAGTCAGTCCCAAAGCCTATCAATTGGGTAAAAATCGATAA
- a CDS encoding iron-siderophore ABC transporter substrate-binding protein: MTFAKFVWVVKTVFSSNYKFLPFFLTIVAVVAIAACNNTSQLEQRETSATALSPIETKTISHALGKVKIPLKPQRVVVLEENIILDSVLALGVKPVGVMYCQDCEENFRGIPSDLLADVPVVGNIGNQPSLEKILSLKPDLILGLTWLKSSYKILSSIAPTVLIDFPSMYDFKERLRYVAQVLGKSDRAEELLTQYQNRIQTLRQQLGKQLETKTISVIYLAGSADIFYSYRPDFLAYGQILSDAGLRLIQQNQKQRELTLSIEVLPKYDADILFIMTEHLTRDFKEANPEVLSFLQKPIWSNLKAVKTKQIYRVNWTVGGAMGANRIIDDLYKYLVCWRNLV, translated from the coding sequence TTGACTTTTGCTAAGTTTGTTTGGGTTGTCAAGACTGTTTTTTCGAGTAATTACAAGTTTTTACCATTCTTTCTGACCATAGTTGCTGTTGTTGCGATCGCAGCCTGTAACAACACATCGCAGCTAGAACAAAGGGAAACAAGTGCAACTGCTCTAAGTCCAATAGAAACAAAAACTATTAGCCATGCTTTAGGTAAAGTTAAAATTCCACTTAAACCGCAGCGAGTTGTTGTATTAGAAGAAAATATAATTCTCGATTCTGTACTGGCTCTGGGTGTAAAGCCAGTTGGTGTCATGTATTGTCAGGACTGTGAGGAAAATTTTCGAGGTATCCCCAGCGACTTACTTGCTGATGTTCCAGTGGTGGGCAATATTGGAAATCAACCTTCCCTAGAGAAAATTCTTAGTTTAAAACCCGATTTAATTTTGGGGTTAACATGGCTCAAGAGTTCTTATAAAATCCTTTCCAGTATCGCGCCAACCGTACTGATCGATTTTCCGAGTATGTATGATTTTAAAGAAAGACTACGATATGTAGCCCAAGTGTTGGGAAAGAGCGATCGCGCAGAGGAACTTCTGACTCAGTACCAAAATCGTATCCAAACATTGCGGCAGCAATTAGGAAAGCAATTAGAAACAAAAACAATATCTGTGATTTATCTTGCAGGTTCGGCGGATATTTTTTATAGCTACAGACCAGACTTTCTAGCTTATGGTCAAATTCTTAGCGACGCAGGTTTACGACTAATCCAACAAAATCAAAAACAACGCGAGTTAACTTTAAGTATTGAAGTTTTACCCAAATACGATGCGGATATTTTATTTATTATGACAGAACACTTGACTAGAGATTTTAAAGAAGCAAATCCTGAAGTTTTATCTTTCTTACAAAAGCCTATTTGGTCAAATCTTAAAGCTGTTAAAACTAAACAGATATACAGGGTAAATTGGACTGTCGGGGGAGCTATGGGAGCTAACAGAATAATTGATGACCTCTATAAATATTTAGTATGCTGGAGAAATCTTGTATGA
- a CDS encoding type II toxin-antitoxin system VapC family toxin, producing the protein MGVTNKRYILDTNVTLYLLGGRLLNTLPVGEFYLSVISEIEMLSYPALGAEEELKIQQFLSQVIVVGLDQDLKNAAIKLRKQYRLKLPDAIICATALIYDAVLLSNDLQLASVTEISVDTVQIQ; encoded by the coding sequence ATGGGCGTGACAAACAAAAGATACATTCTCGATACGAATGTTACCTTATATCTTTTAGGTGGACGGCTTCTAAACACCTTACCTGTTGGTGAATTCTACTTGTCCGTGATCAGCGAAATTGAAATGCTTTCTTATCCAGCACTCGGCGCAGAAGAAGAGTTGAAAATTCAACAGTTTCTATCACAAGTAATAGTAGTTGGTCTAGATCAAGATTTGAAGAATGCTGCAATCAAACTGCGTAAGCAGTATCGACTGAAATTACCAGATGCGATCATTTGTGCCACTGCCCTAATTTATGATGCAGTTTTGTTAAGTAATGATTTACAACTGGCAAGTGTCACAGAAATTAGCGTTGATACTGTTCAAATTCAATAG
- a CDS encoding TonB-dependent siderophore receptor, whose protein sequence is MRLIKSLSGLMFTASVFILITQSVLAETDGGNSVDIGDKSKSVSTMPQLSEVKLPQTNAALLLTQNPDAEAIVEVTGVSINQTEKGVEVILETAKGDALKPVQKNEGNKLIIDIPNSQLRYEGGDTFRQENPLAGIAEVLVVNQDNNTIQVTVTGERGLPIVELFDGDEGLIFGVTPAATTAQQPQTPPVEEKPAIETPQEEPAAQQDEPIELVVTGQQNGYRVQDATTATKTDTPLRDIPQSIQVVPREVLEDRNVRSLAEAVETVSGVVDGADYNGSPAQDFIIRGFEQGGSFRNGYRDVNSYGLTGVGTIERVEVLKGPASVLFGAVEPGGIINVVTKQPLSEPYYKLGFEVGNRASYQPSIDFSGPLNADKTLLYRFNASYQSSDGFQDFVNTNLTTIAPTIGWKLGDRTDLTLYYEYINFKGTFEQYTSILSDNTFLPRNFYQAYPENAYVDNTTQKLGYTLSHKFSDNWQIRNNFSVVTSKNAEEYTLATGVVNDQSLRQFAQDREFTQDNYFGQIDLLGKFNTGSISHQILMGFDFNHNIDTFARVVQRNVPNLDIFNPNYNIPSFDYGPRSSSTERFQTYGIYLQDQITFLDNLKLLIGGRFDWISGENTDNVTGDTTQNPDSSAFSPRIGLVYQPSKSVSLYTSYSQSFVPETGVNPDGEIFEPTRGTQYEAGIKADFLEGRLSATLAAYQITKSNILTPDPDPERAALDYLIQVGEQRSRGIELDVAGEILPGWKAIASYAYTNAEVTEDNDIPVGNRLVSVPKNQASLWTTYEFQNSDLKGLGFGLGLFYVGTRLGDSANSFEIPDYLRTDAAIYYRRDGFKAGINIRNLFDTDYIRTSDDGRTFLRRGAPFTIIGSISWEF, encoded by the coding sequence ATGAGATTAATAAAATCGCTTTCCGGGCTGATGTTTACAGCCTCAGTTTTCATACTCATAACACAGTCAGTTCTGGCTGAAACCGATGGGGGAAATTCGGTTGATATTGGAGATAAAAGCAAATCTGTATCAACTATGCCCCAGTTGAGTGAGGTAAAACTTCCCCAGACTAATGCCGCACTGTTGTTAACTCAGAACCCTGATGCAGAGGCAATAGTAGAAGTTACAGGGGTAAGTATCAACCAAACTGAAAAAGGTGTTGAGGTCATTTTAGAAACTGCTAAAGGTGATGCTCTCAAACCTGTTCAGAAGAATGAAGGCAATAAATTAATTATCGATATTCCCAATTCGCAATTGCGTTACGAGGGTGGTGATACATTTCGTCAAGAAAACCCATTAGCCGGAATTGCAGAAGTTTTGGTAGTTAATCAAGATAATAATACTATCCAGGTGACAGTGACGGGGGAAAGAGGACTGCCGATAGTTGAGTTATTTGATGGGGATGAAGGACTGATTTTTGGCGTAACACCTGCTGCAACTACGGCGCAACAACCACAAACTCCACCAGTGGAAGAAAAGCCAGCAATTGAAACACCCCAAGAAGAACCAGCAGCACAGCAGGATGAACCGATTGAGTTAGTGGTAACGGGACAACAGAATGGGTATCGCGTACAGGATGCGACGACTGCAACAAAGACAGATACACCTTTGCGCGATATTCCCCAATCTATTCAGGTAGTGCCGCGAGAGGTGCTGGAAGATCGCAATGTGAGAAGTCTAGCTGAGGCAGTGGAAACGGTTAGTGGCGTAGTTGATGGTGCTGACTACAACGGTTCGCCTGCACAAGACTTCATTATCAGAGGATTTGAACAGGGTGGAAGTTTCCGAAATGGCTATCGAGATGTAAATTCTTATGGCTTGACAGGGGTGGGGACGATTGAGCGAGTGGAAGTTCTCAAAGGTCCAGCCTCGGTTTTGTTTGGGGCTGTAGAACCAGGTGGAATCATCAACGTCGTCACTAAACAACCCTTGAGTGAACCCTATTATAAGCTGGGATTTGAGGTGGGGAACAGGGCATCTTATCAGCCTAGCATTGATTTCTCTGGCCCTTTAAACGCCGATAAAACTTTGCTTTATCGCTTCAACGCTAGCTATCAAAGTTCAGATGGTTTTCAAGATTTTGTCAACACAAATCTGACTACAATCGCACCAACAATCGGGTGGAAATTGGGTGATAGAACAGACTTGACTCTATATTATGAGTATATTAACTTCAAAGGAACTTTTGAGCAGTATACTTCAATTCTTAGCGATAATACGTTTCTGCCTCGAAACTTCTATCAGGCATATCCTGAAAATGCTTACGTAGATAATACTACCCAAAAGTTGGGTTACACATTGAGTCACAAGTTTAGTGATAACTGGCAGATTCGTAATAACTTTTCTGTAGTTACTAGTAAAAACGCTGAAGAATATACTTTAGCAACAGGAGTCGTGAATGATCAGTCCTTACGGCAATTTGCTCAAGATCGTGAATTTACGCAAGATAACTATTTTGGACAGATCGACTTGCTAGGAAAGTTTAATACGGGATCGATTTCACACCAAATATTGATGGGTTTTGATTTTAATCATAATATTGATACTTTTGCAAGGGTAGTTCAAAGGAATGTTCCTAATCTAGATATTTTCAATCCCAACTATAATATTCCCAGCTTCGACTATGGCCCACGTTCTAGTTCTACCGAACGTTTTCAAACCTACGGGATTTACCTTCAGGATCAGATTACCTTTCTAGATAATCTGAAGTTATTAATCGGTGGACGCTTCGATTGGATTTCCGGCGAAAATACAGACAACGTGACAGGGGATACTACACAAAACCCTGATAGTAGTGCTTTCAGCCCCCGAATCGGGTTAGTGTATCAGCCTAGCAAATCTGTTTCTCTCTACACCAGCTACAGCCAATCTTTCGTCCCTGAAACTGGAGTCAACCCTGATGGTGAAATATTTGAGCCGACAAGAGGAACACAATATGAAGCAGGTATTAAAGCTGACTTTCTAGAGGGTAGGCTTTCGGCAACACTGGCAGCCTATCAAATCACCAAGTCTAATATTCTCACCCCCGATCCTGATCCTGAAAGAGCTGCGCTTGATTATTTAATTCAGGTAGGGGAACAAAGAAGTCGAGGGATTGAGTTAGATGTTGCGGGGGAGATTTTACCTGGCTGGAAGGCGATCGCTTCCTATGCTTACACTAATGCAGAAGTAACTGAAGATAACGATATTCCTGTAGGCAATCGATTGGTAAGTGTGCCAAAAAACCAAGCTAGTCTCTGGACAACCTATGAGTTTCAAAATAGCGATTTGAAGGGTTTGGGATTTGGTCTAGGTCTGTTTTATGTGGGTACGCGATTGGGAGATTCCGCTAACTCCTTTGAAATACCCGATTACTTGCGTACTGATGCGGCAATTTACTATCGTAGAGATGGTTTTAAAGCTGGTATCAATATCCGTAATCTATTTGATACGGACTATATTAGAACCTCTGACGATGGTAGAACATTTCTGCGAAGAGGTGCGCCTTTTACAATTATCGGCTCTATTAGCTGGGAATTTTAA
- a CDS encoding helix-turn-helix transcriptional regulator translates to MTKIITSTDWEELWAESEQNGQASSQLKGFETIHQGKILDIFHTYECWTELRNGLFIKIHEKEFINDLVWIRDNLDDTEFGLSFFISGKVRIERHGLTDKTDEIVGRYYSECNCDIKETEWWKAGEKFSRIYLKIEPQQFFQSFGEEELEQIPIFLRQAVMNGKVQPYYQQGEITQQMWQVLCNILKCPYQGLMKRMYLESQAMELMTLYFQQFQEQEISNHNFTGKNLRDVERIYQAKEILLGNLENPPSLIELAQQVGINEFKLKCGFRQVFGTSAFKYLHNYRLEKAKQLLALGEMNVEEVAFRVGFDSRSYFALAFRKKFGLNPKQYFQHQKNPSSVQKKSL, encoded by the coding sequence ATGACAAAAATTATTACAAGTACAGACTGGGAAGAACTATGGGCAGAAAGTGAGCAAAATGGTCAAGCTTCTAGTCAATTAAAGGGTTTTGAAACTATCCATCAAGGGAAAATTCTAGATATCTTTCATACCTATGAATGCTGGACAGAATTACGTAATGGATTATTTATTAAGATACATGAAAAAGAGTTTATTAATGATCTGGTATGGATTAGAGATAATTTAGATGATACTGAATTTGGCTTGAGTTTTTTTATTTCAGGAAAAGTGAGAATTGAACGCCACGGTTTAACTGACAAGACAGACGAAATCGTAGGCAGATATTATTCAGAATGTAACTGCGATATCAAAGAAACTGAATGGTGGAAAGCCGGAGAAAAGTTTTCACGAATTTATCTGAAAATCGAACCACAGCAATTCTTTCAAAGTTTTGGCGAAGAAGAATTAGAACAGATACCCATTTTTCTGCGCCAAGCAGTAATGAATGGTAAAGTACAGCCTTACTACCAGCAAGGGGAAATTACACAGCAAATGTGGCAGGTGTTATGTAATATCCTCAAGTGTCCCTATCAAGGCTTGATGAAGCGAATGTATTTAGAAAGTCAAGCAATGGAATTGATGACGCTTTATTTCCAACAATTTCAGGAACAGGAAATATCTAATCATAACTTTACCGGCAAGAATTTGAGAGATGTTGAAAGAATATACCAAGCCAAGGAAATTTTGTTAGGTAATCTAGAAAATCCACCTAGCCTGATAGAGTTAGCACAACAAGTAGGGATAAATGAATTTAAATTGAAGTGTGGGTTTCGTCAAGTTTTCGGGACATCTGCGTTCAAATATTTGCACAACTATCGTCTGGAAAAAGCGAAACAACTTTTAGCATTAGGAGAAATGAACGTTGAAGAAGTGGCATTTAGAGTAGGTTTTGACAGTCGCAGTTACTTTGCTTTAGCTTTCCGCAAAAAATTTGGTTTGAATCCCAAACAATACTTTCAACATCAAAAAAATCCCTCTAGCGTTCAAAAAAAATCCCTCTAG